In Zingiber officinale cultivar Zhangliang chromosome 6A, Zo_v1.1, whole genome shotgun sequence, a single genomic region encodes these proteins:
- the LOC121996918 gene encoding inositol-tetrakisphosphate 1-kinase 1-like has product MEETLARRRFVVGYALAPKKQLSFIQPSLVGLACERGIDLVAIDTSRRLADQGPYDCVLHKFYGDDWKAQLVDFASQNPGVPIVDPPLAIQRLHNRISMLQVVSELEIHQERETFGIPSQVVIYNSSALSNFGVIGALRFPVIAKPLVADGSAKSHKMSLVFHREALLKLKPPLVLQEFVNHGGVIFKVYVVGDYVQCVKRKSLPDVSEEKLEHSMGSVAFSQVSNITMHNPADAEYYKRLDEVEMPPLSFLTKIASGLRRATGLRLFNFDMIRDVRAGNHYLVIDINYFPGYAKMPFYEKVLTDFFWKIVHEKKEQYTATSVVSNNECKHLSDNHNKLAEDTEEVG; this is encoded by the coding sequence ATGGAGGAAACTCTTGCTCGTCGGAGATTCGTGGTCGGCTACGCCCTCGCGCCCAAGAAGCAGCTGAGCTTCATCCAGCCCTCTCTCGTCGGCCTAGCGTGCGAGCGAGGCATCGATCTCGTCGCCATTGATACCTCGAGGCGCCTCGCCGACCAGGGCCCCTACGATTGTGTGCTCCACAAGTTCTATGGAGACGACTGGAAGGCACAGCTCGTGGATTTTGCCTCCCAGAACCCTGGCGTTCCCATCGTTGACCCTCCCCTCGCCATCCAGCGCCTTCACAATCGTATCTCCATGCTCCAGGTGGTCTCGGAGCTCGAGATCCACCAGGAGAGGGAGACGTTTGGGATCCCCAGCCAGGTGGTGATTTATAACTCGAGTGCCCTCTCCAACTTCGGTGTCATCGGCGCCCTACGGTTCCCTGTGATCGCGAAGCCCCTAGTCGCCGATGGCAGCGCCAAATCCCATAAAATGTCCCTGGTTTTCCACCGTGAAGCCTTGCTCAAGCTAAAACCTCCCCTCGTGCTGCAGGAATTTGTAAACCACGGCGGGGTCATCTTCAAGGTTTATGTGGTGGGGGACTACGTACAGTGCGTGAAGAGGAAGTCCCTCCCAGATGTATCCGAAGAGAAATTGGAGCATTCCATGGGTTCTGTCGCCTTCTCACAAGTGTCCAACATTACCATGCACAACCCAGCAGATGCCGAATATTACAAACGCCTGGATGAGGTAGAGATGCCTCCATTGAGCTTTCTCACGAAGATAGCGAGTGGTTTGAGGCGGGCTACAGGATTGCGACTTTTCAATTTTGACATGATTAGGGATGTGAGAGCTGGGAACCATTACCTTGTCATCGACATCAACTACTTTCCTGGGTATGCGAAAATGCCATTTTATGAAAAGGTTTTAACTGACTTCTTCTGGAAAATTGTTCATGAAAAGAAAGAGCAATATACAGCCACTTCAGTTGTCTCCAATAACGAGTGCAAGCATTTGTCCGACAACCATAACAAGTTGGCAGAGGATACAGAGGAAGTTGGATAA
- the LOC121994185 gene encoding TLC domain-containing protein 5-like: protein MEDYIAKWVTSGVLFWSTTFLLVRSLFRHRSFDFSNRVVSAIHAVVAVSFASFSVQDWSCPLCPLASRSSPLQMKALAVTLSYLIYDLVCCLFDRNPKTDNSIHHVVSIVGIGAGLAYEMCGSEMVASMWITEISSPFLHMRELLKELGHRDTDLNFTVDVLFAAIFSLARMVGGPYLTYVTLKADNPLLIKAMALGLQLVSAFWFYKILKMFRYKIAKRRTTVDMAAAKVSARSS, encoded by the exons ATGGAGGATTACATAGCGAAGTGGGTGACCTCAGGCGTGCTCTTCTGGTCGACCACCTTCTTACTCGTTCGAAGCCTGTTCCGGCACCGCTCTTTCGACTTCAGCAACCGCGTCGTCTCCGCCATCCACGCCGTGGTCGCCGTTTCCTTCGCCTCCTTCTCCGTGCAGGACTGGAGTTGCCCCCTGTGTCCCTTGGCCTCGAGGTCTTCTCCTCTGCAG ATGAAAGCCTTGGCCGTGACGCTATCGTATCTGATTTATGATCTTGTGTGCTGCCTGTTCGACCGAAATCCCAAGACGGACAACTCCATCCATCACGTAGTTAGCATCGTCGGAATCGGAGCAGGTCTTGCCTACGAAATG TGTGGGTCAGAAATGGTGGCATCGATGTGGATCACAGAGATCTCTAGCCCTTTCCTCCACATGAGGGAGCTTCTCAAAGAGCTTGGTCATAGGGACACCGACCTAAATTTCACTGTCGAT GTTTTGTTCGCTGCCATTTTCTCCCTGGCCAGGATGGTCGGTGGCCCATATCTGACATATGTGACGCTGAAAGCGGACAACCCGCTCCTGATTAAG GCCATGGCACTGGGGCTGCAGCTGGTCAGTGCCTTCTGGTTCTACAAGATCCTCAAGATGTTCAGATATAAGATAGCAAAGAGGAGGACGACGGTAGATATGGCAGCTGCCAAAGTTTCAGCTCGTTCAAGTTAA